The genomic region TTGGATCCGGCTTTGCGTAGGTCTGATGGGGTCCACCTGAACCATATCGGGACTGATCTGTGGACTTTGAACATCAAAACTGGGGTTAAAACAGCTTTTCAGTTTTGGAGGGATGGTCAGGTGTAAGGGGGTTACACCTGTCCGTGTTGGCGGGATAAGGCCTCGGAGGGGAAGCTAATGGGGAGTAATTTGGAATTTAAGAGGAAAAAATTTATGTTATGTGAGTATCGGAGGTTATAATTAACATGCCCACCCGACGGTGGACATGGGATATTTAGTACATGTGACATATTTGTCAGCTTCCTGGACTGGCACGGTGGGGCAGGAGGAATGCATGTACTTGGTTGTTATAGTTACCATCTGAGGCCTTGTCATTATGGACTGTTTTGCACTTTggatttatatttgtattttactTTGTTATTTAAATGTTTTCTTATGCAAATGTTTTAACCTGTTATGTTAATAAATTGGGCTGCTGTGGCCCTACCATTTCCAACGCTACGCAGTGTCTCGAGTCAATTTTCTGGGAGGGTAAGTTAGAGTACTTTGGGGCATGGAGCAGGAAGGTCTTTTATCCTGCTGGTCAGATTCTGACTTTGGGACATTGCTCACATTTGGCtaggcatcctggggtgcagcggcTCTGCCACCCTCATTTCCGcattctattggtggccagattaGGCCAATGACGTGtgggactttgtgggttcctgtgcttcctgtacTCGGAATAAGCCATCATatctcaagcctgctggtcttcttctgtcgttgccgatacccagttgtccgtggactcatgtggccattttgttcctctgccaggtttgccatctgctccacgtcttgccagccagttcttttGTCACATCTtctgactccatggacttccccagcacagtgggggtcatttactaagggcccgattgctACGTCTTTgattccgatcctgtgctgccagtcctgacctcctgcatgtccccgactacgagattgcctgccgtttctgtacctcgaccttggctgtcattgcggacaagtcacccctgtggaacgacctggtggtatcacgccgcagcaagacgtccctgctttgcagcgggctctggtgaaaaccgggtaccacttagactccggtcccaggttgtagCTTgagccatcgtccgcagtggtcaagaggatccacaacctcgaagccTGACACCACCCCTCAACAatgcatacaaacacacacacatatattaatcCTTACGGCTAACTATCCTTATTATTACAGAGAATAAAGGGGAAGAGGGAAGAGCGAGATTAACAGGGAGACAGAGATAGAATAACTGGAAACAGAAACAGATTAATAGGGAGAAGGCAAAGGATGCCGGTACTCAGCCGGCTCCGAGAAGGTGGTACGGTGTCTTCTGTGTGGACATCCTCCTAGCTGGTCTTGAGGGGAGATTTTTCCATTCTTAACCACTATGCCCTTTTATAAGTCTCACCTTTGTATTTCACCCCAAGCTGCTAAATAGatgtttaaagtgtaactgtaaagctatagtgattttaccaaatcattatacgtgattccccctttgatgcCTACTTTATGCTGTTCTTTCTATGCAAAAGAAAAATCTTTCTATCCAAAGTTccggcattttctgttctgaaagtgtttgacaaaaatctttctctccAGAGGTGAAGTCGaaggcggagactaatatctgtctgtCTGTGCCCTCAAgcagaggccagttagcttgcccacagatcccatgatgccttgtgttctctctcaaagtaatttaacaTTAAATCAATTTAGTTTCCTTACaattaaatccactgaacactgcacagtgcacacacgggatgtacatgttggcagcctggcagcttccatcacatggaggagcaggggatatgtaataagtgaaagaaatcataagtaaaccaattACATGCAGTCTGTAGCCTGTGCTGCGTGAACACtatgggttaatagcttatctggacagagcttATACTGCCGATGGCAAGGTGGGGGAGGGagcagtgagaagagcagagacagacagacaaacttctgtagaatcacagattgggatggagggacttaaagggaacagagagatcttgtacctcacaatTCTTTGCTGGAGACATCTGCATACACATCCAGCTTTGTTACGTTCACTGTGACattacctcctcctctgtgagcagggagcagaagctccacccctcccatgGATCCatagtttgtttacactttgtttctctgaCGGATTCCAggacttatcagcacatggagaggaggcagcactaaggtaatctgagggctatagcaaggaaactactgcataaaggtaataaagataataggcgaagttgttttacattccaagagctattgatttgtggaaaacagAAAACTTTTACAGTTACTTTTTAACCCTTTCTATCCTGTATATCCAGTACAGGATGTGTATTTGGTCACCATTCAGCCCTCCCACTGGTGGAAGAAACAAAAGAATCTGGATTCCCATCCTGACATAGAGGTGTGAAGTGTCTCTGAATAACTGGCCCTGGGGGGTTTGGAACGACTTACCAATAATAAAAGGAGGTTGTGGCCCAAAGAGTTGTGAGATTTCCCTCAGCACATCCTGCATTTTCTACTtcggcctcttagtaaatatgggcaTAAACGCCACCAATTCTAACCTGTAGACCAGGTCTGTACTGGGTATAGTCTCCATGCCAATGCTCTCCCTGTCCACTCCGCATCTCGACAAACCCAAAGTTGAGTGTGGATCAGGGACACAAATAAAGTGGCAGAGAGGGGGAGATTCATGCTCTGGTGAGAGTCGCCTGCTCTAGAAGAAACACTGATTTGGGGTTATTGAGACTTCTAGACTCTGATTTTGGATCAAGGTCTTGGGATTTACAAGCTCTCTGGTCAATCTGAGCCGGCATGTACATGATCTACTGCCCGCAACATGTTCTTTGTTCATTTCTTGGAATTATTATATAATGTTCTCATTCCTATTTTATTGACCACCAGAAGGGCCCATGAAGGACACATCCTTATTCCACCATGTACTGAAAGCCATGGCTGTGTAGGACTGTAGATAACCTGGTACATGCCAGAGGGTCCCAACCTCTGCTGATGATGATGAAGATATAAGCTTTGCAAAAAGACCAACTTTAATCTGTCCTTGGTCCCATTCCTGACTGACCCTTCATCAGCTTTTATCTGTATATGAAGTGATGTATTTGCGTTGTGAATCTTCATCGGTTAATTTACAGTCCTCATTACACTATTCCTGAAGGTGCAGAGCAGAGACTTGGGGATTGTTTGGCTTTCTCTCCTCTGAGAATTGATGAACTATTAAAGGACACCATCATGTGTTAGTACaagacatttttttatttataagctGACATTAAATTATATTCCATCATCTGCTCTTTGTATCTTCATCAGTTTTCTGCAAATAATCCCACTGCAATGATGAAGAACCAAACATCCATCACCAGCGTTCTTCTCATGAGTCTATGTGATAACCAGAAGACCATCCATgtcctcttcatcttcttcctcctcatctacctgatgactgtcttctccaacttcctcatcctccttctaGTTGTTACTTGTGCTCATCTTCATACACCCATGTATTTCTTTCTTGGTAACTTGGCTTTCTTGGACATGTCCTACTCATCAGTCACTGCCCCCAGCATGCTCTCCCACCTCATCACCCAACACTGGTCCATGTCCCTCTCAGAATGTAAAGCACAAGTGTTCTTTGTGATGTACTTTGCAGGTTCTGAGGCTTTATTATTGTCCTCCATGTCTTATGACCGGTATGTGGCCATCTGCCGTCCTCTCCACTATTCTCAGGTCATGTCTTGGAGCACATGTGCTCAGATGGCTTCTTTGGTTTGGTCAACTGCTTTCCTAGTCTCAGTCTTATATATCACATGTTTAAAAAGATTGACCTTCTGTGGTCCCAACCTCATCCAGAATTTCTTTTGTGATTTGCCGCATTTGTTCCAGATCTCCTGTACTGATACTACAATCAATTTTCTAGTTGGAATTATTGTAGGAGGTATCATTTGCACCATAGCCTTTGTAGCCACATTTTACCCCTATGTCAGAATATTTAGGGCAGTGCTCAGAATCGGCACCAGTGATGGGAAGAGTAAAGCTTTCTCCACCTGTACTTCTCATCTGACTGTGGTGCTCATATATTATGCATCAATAACTTTTATCTACCTCATTCCTGACACAAGTGATCTCCTTACACTGAATCGAGTGGTCACTGTGATCTACACCCTGATCACCCCCTTACTGAACCCCTTAATCTACAGCCTGAGGAGTAAAGACCTGAAGGCCGCACTGCAGAGAGCGTTACATATACACCGGCTGCATCCAGACACCGCTACAAGGAGATGAAGATGCCTACACCTGGTCAGGGGCTGCCATAAATTTGTGCCAAAACGTGAGACTTTCACATCTGTATTCAAGTGACAACTCAGGGAactctgcagaaaactagacaatggtgaaaTTTTTACGGGAAACACAAGCGCCACGACAAGTctcaaaaattgaaaaaaaaggcaaaacaaaagtttgatacattcgCCGCTTTGTGCTGAAAACTCTACGTGGTCAGGGGAATGTTGTAGAATTTACTGCATTAAAGACTGAAACCAGAAAAATGTCTTTCAAGATGAAGGATAACGGGAGGTTGTAGTGAGATTGATCTTTGCCCTTTGATTTTGTTGTATTCAATCATAGAACAGTTATTATGTGAGTTCTGcattatattctttttttttgggtgggggaaGAATGTGACCAAAATAAATTCTCATTTTGACTATTTCTAATAGTGAACATTATGGAGGATGCATAATGGTTATATATTTTTAGGTCTGTTACTTTGAGTTGATAATGTTGTTCTCAGTGTTACACCCCTGCGAGCAGCTTCCTATCTTATACATGACACATGATGGGTGGGAGAtttgcaagcccggaggcgtgtagccgttgggctaatgactgcacaaaggggtcttagttagcggagttataagtacaggaataggccctctttAACTGAAGTGgttttttccctttcctttctgtctccctgcgtatcccagggaggtgggggctacgtgactaggggcggggctggtggtggggctacgtgactaggggcggggctacgtgactaggggcggggcttgtgtcgtgggtggtacaggaagtgagcatagcataaataggggctgcagacgtcactcaccctctttctggattgcgtttcccacccgccctccctttGTTTAAGGTACTTTCGGCGTTgcttttgtcacagctggcggttagttgggatatttggcctacatgcccattggctggcaggcatacaggtgggaggggttttgttgctcttggtttgttatttaaatttgttacctgttcaatttatgttttaaataatacacaaaaaaataatataaaaaaattacgagatgtttattataataatatataaagctgtggccgaccctcacgtcaacccacatatgtttaaatttaatacaagtctctgtgtgtttatttatcGGCGAAAATTGGTTTAGGGTTAAAGGGGCCTGTGCTCCCGGTGGTTTATGGTTTAATTTTATTTGGGCAGTCGTCCCGGATGGTGCTGCCTTCACCTGCtctcatgtgcaacaccctcgccgatgcaaggcagaaagGTTGTTGTGAataccatgtagcttgcagcctgtgtagggtttgatcaaccccacagcaggtcactacataacaactacatCACACAGATGAACACGGCAgaggtagagcctgcctggtaaggcaggagttaattgttttctatgatgcaattccagcaaccaatcacatggtttgtgagctgagatgtaattggaggagtagccaccacctgaccagtgggagtaacaaaacccctggtcaggaaacttctatagAGCAGTCTAGTCTAGTTAGACAGGAGGAcagactcagaggagtcagtgcagccagcacaccagaccagagcaggagagctcagctccctgcctgagtgtaatTAGTTAGTCAAtgagaggaaagggatatcatcctacctccaAAGGTGATAtttgaagcaacccaggacaagctgaagcatccttccaggacacagctatctcccagcctgccattgcgtccaggctggtgacctactcctgtggctccctccaactgcatctccagcattctaccattctgttaaggcacattGCTACCGTTCCTGCAGGttcccaataaagaactgtaagttatttttgttcaacgtctgcctccgtctggtccctgctactacggctgtcaccatcacgggcaccctgtccaccacacagagactcatactctagacaccaaagggttgccccagggagaaccgctatagcagcctctccctcatcatttcttgccaacaccaccctgctggagacctgccaggctgtaggacagccctccggttccccataccaagcaccgtgacactagcgtgcccacTGCCACAACcgtcagccactcaggtactgcgggccccagctgtctctaggccccaagaaaaggctaggcccggtgggggatgtttcaCATGTATCAGCTTCTATAGTGGAACCATGAGGGATCTGAGCAGCACCAATGCTGATGAGTATCAGGACCCCCACAACCTTTCTTTTATGTAGGGGGTGCACTCACTCTCCTCCACCTTGTCTTGTGGGTGTTATTTTTTCCCAATTAGTTTACAGATGTAAAACATTTAAGACTCTAAACTGGATAATAAAATTAGAACCAGGACCAGATACATAAATACTGTTAATTACACCAAGGGCCAGACCTAAAAATAAATCAGGTCATTTCCTAGTGCCAACCCCAAAGTAATGAGACCCCAAAATAAATCAGATACAGGCTtctcactgccctacatgtccatGGGTGATTCCATGTAGTCTCCTCCCCACCAATATTCTCAACCTTTTGAgctagggaacctgtcataatgaTTTCACATTTCACGTGACTAAGGTTGGGGAAAAAAGCCAACAAGTCCAATCTATAAGATTATACAAATGTTTTCATCCCGTAACACATTATCATTTTGTTCTCAAGTAAATCATCCAGGCCTCCCTTAAATATTTACAAAGTATCCACtattacaacctcctgcagcagagagttccacagtctcattgctcttacaataaagaatctctgtctatagtgatggtagaacctcctctcctataatcATAGAGcaagtcccctgtctatgatgatggtagaacctcctctcctcaaggtgtagaggatgccccctgtctatggtgatggtagaacctcctctcctcaaggtgtagaggatgccccctgtctatggtgatggtagaacctcctctcctctaggtgtagaggatgccccctgtctatggtgatggtagatcctcctctcctctaggtgtagaggatgtctcctgtctatggtgatggtagaacctcctctcctctaggtttagaggatgtcccctgcctatggtgatggtagaacctcctctcctcaaggtgtaaaggatgccccctgtctatggtgatggtagaatctcctctcctctaggtgtaggggatgccccctgtctatggtgatggtggaaccacctctctcctaggtgtagaggatgcccctgtctatggtgatgatagaacctcctctcctctaggtttagaggatgtcccctgtctatggtgatggtagaacctcctctcctctaggtgtagaggatcccccgtCTATAGtcatgttagaacctcctctaggtgtagaggatgctccctgtctatggtgatggtagaaccacctctcctctaggtgtagaggatgccccctgtctatggcgatggtagaaccacctctcctctaggtgtagaggattccccctgtctatggtgatggcagaacctcctctcctctaggtgtagaggatgccccctgtctatggtgatggtagaatctcctctcctctaggtgtagaggatggaccctatctatggtgatggtagaacctcctctcctctaggatgccccctgtctatgatgatggtggaaccatctctcctctaggtgtagaggatgcccctgtctatggtgatgttggaaccacctctcctctaggtgtagaggatgcccctgtctatggtgatggtagaacctcctctcctttaggatgccccctgtctatggtgatggtggaaccacctctcctctaggtgtagaggatgccccttgtctatggtgatggcagaacctcctctcctctaggtgtagaggatgccccctgtctatggtgattgcagaacctcctctaggtgtagagaataccccctgtctatggtgatggtagaacctcctcccctctaggtgtagaagatccccctgtctatagtgatggtaggtcctcctctcctctaggtgtagaggatgtcctctgtctatggcgatggtagaactgcctctccgctaggtgtagaggatgccccctgtctatggtgatggtagaacatcctttcctctaggtgtagaggatgccccctgtctatgttgatggtagaacctcctctcctctaggtgtagaggaggccccctgtctatggtgatggtagaacctcctctcctttaggatgccccctttctatggtgatgatagaacctcctctcctctaggtttagaggatgtcccctgtctatggtgatggtagaacctcctctccactaggtgtagaggatgccccctgtctatggtgatggtagaaccacctctccactaggtgtagaggatgccccctgtctatggtgatggtagaaccacctctcctctaggtgtagaggttgccccatgtctatggtgatggcagaacctcctctcctctaggtgtagaggatgccccctgtctatggtgatggcagaacctcctctaggagtagaggataccccctgtctatggtgatggtagaacctcctcccctctaggtgtagaagatccccctgtctatggtgatggtagaacctcctctcctctaggtgtagaggatgccccctttctatggtgatggtagaacatcctttcctctaggtttagaggatgccccctgtctatgctgatggtagaacctcctctcctctaggtgtagaggatgccccctgtctatggtgatggtagaacctcctctaggatgccccctgtctatggtgatggtagaacctcctctaggatgccccctgtctatggtgatggtggaaccacctctcctctaggtttagagaatgtcccctgtctatggtgatggtagaaccacctctccactaggtgtagaggatgccccctgtctatggtgatggtagaactgcctctcctctaggtgtagaggatgccccctgtctatggtgatggcagaacctcctctcctctaggtgtagatgatgccccctgtctatggtgatggtagaacctcctctcctctaggtgtaaaggatgccccctgtctatggtgatggcagaacctcctctcctctaggtgtagaggatgtcccctgtctatggtgattgcagaacctcctctaggtgtagaggataccccctgtctatggtgatggtagaacctcctcccctctaggtgtagaagattcccctgtctatggtgatggtagatcctcctctcctctaggtgtagaggatgtcctctgtctatggcgatggtagaactgcctctccgctcggtgtagaggatgccccctgtctatggtgatggtagaacctcctctcctctaggtgtagaggatgcctctgtctattttgatggtagaagctcctctcgtctaggtgtagagaatgccccctgtctatggtgatggtagaacctcctctcctctaggtgtagaggatgccccctgtctatggtgatggtagaacctcctctcctctaggtatagaggaggccccctgtctatggtgatggtagaacctcctctcctctaggtgtagtggatgccccctgtctatggtgatggtagaacctcctgtcctttaggtgtagaggatgccccctctctatggtgattgtagaactgcctctactctaggtgaagaggatgccccctgtctatggtgatggtagaaccttctctcctacaggtgtggaggatgccccctcccTATGGTGATGGAGGAACACCTcttctttaggtgtagaggattccccctgtctatggtgatggtagaaccgcctctcctctaggtgtagaggatgctccctgtctatgatgatggtagaacctcctctcctacaggtgtagaggatgccccctgcctatggtgatggaggAACACCTcttctttaggtgtagaggatgccccccgtctatggtgatagtagaacctcctctcctccaggtgatgAATATGCCCCcggtttatggtgatggtagaacctcctctcctctaggtgtagaggatgcccctgtctatggtgatggtagaacctcttctcctctaggtgtagaggatgcccctctctatggtgatggtagaacctcctctcctctaggtgtagaggatgcccctgtctatggtgatggtagaacctcttctcctctaggtgtagaggatgcccctctctatggtgatggtagaacctcctctcctcttggtgcagaggatgccccgtgtctatggtgatggtagaacctcctctcctctaggtgtagaggatgccccctgtctatggtgatggtagatcctcctctcctctgggtgtagaggatgccccctgtctatggtgatggtagatcctcctctcctctaggtgtagaggatgccccctgtctatggtgatggtagatcctcctctcctctaggtgtagaggatgccccctgtctatggtgatggtagaacctcctctcctctaggtttagaggatgtcccctgtctatggtgatggtagaacctcttctcctctaggtgtagaggatgcccctctctatggtgatggtagaacctcctctcctcttggtgcagaggatgccccgtgtctatggtgatggtagaacctcctctcctttaggatgccccctgtctatggtgatggtggaaccacctctcctctaggtgtagaggatgccccttgtctatggtgatggcagaacctcctctcctctaggtgtagaggatgccccctgtctatggtgattgcagaacctcctctaggtgtagaggataccccctgtctatggtgatggtagaacctcctcccctctaggtgtagaagatccccctgtctatagtgatggtaggtcctcctctcctctaggtgtagaggatgtcctctgtctatggcgatggtagaactgcctctctgctaggtgtagaggatgccccctgtctatggtgatggtagaacatcctttcctctaggtgtagaggatgccccctgtctatgttgatggtagaacctcctctcctctaggtgtagaggaggccccctgtctatggtgatggtagaacctcctctcctttaggatgccccctttctatggtgatggtggaaccacctctcctctacgtttagaggatgcccctgtctatggtgatgatagaacctcctctcctctaggtttagaggatgtcccctgtctatggtgatggtagaacctcctctccactaggtgtagaggatgccccctgtctatggtgatggtagaaccacctctccactaggtgtagaggatgccccctgtctatggtgatggtagaaccacctctcctctaggtgtagaggttgccccatgtctatggtgatggcagaacctcctctcctctaggtgtagaggatgccccctgtctatggtgatggcagaacctcctctaggagtagaggataccccttgtctatggtgatggtagaacctcctcccctctaggtgtagaagatccccctgtctatggtgatggtagaacctcctcttctctaggtgtagaggatgccccctttctatggtgatggtagaacatcctttcctctaggtttagaggatgccccctgtctatgctgatggtagaacctcctctcctctaggtgtagaggatgccccctgtctatggtgatggtagaacctcctctcctctaggtgtagaggatgccccctttctatggtgatggtagaacctcctctaggatgccccctgtctatggtgatggtggaaccacctctcctctaggtttagaggatgtcccctgtctatggtgatggtagaaccacctctccactaggtgtagaggatgccccctgtctatggtgatggtagaactgcctctcctctaggtgtagaggatgccccctgtctatggtgatggcagaacctcctctcctctaggtgtagatgatgccccctgtctatggtgatggtagaacctcctctcctctaggtgtaaaggatgccccctgtctatggtgatggcagaacctcctctcctctaggtgtagaggatgtcccctgtctatggtgattgcagaacctcctctaggtgtagaggataccccctgtctatggtgatggtagaacctcctcccctcaaGGTGTAgaagattcccctgtctatggtgatggtagatcctcctctcctctaggtgtagaggatgtcctctgtctatggcgatggtagaactgcctctccgctaggtgtagaggatgccccctgtctatggtgatggtagaacctcctctcctctaggtgtagaggatgcctctgtctattttgatggtagaagctcctctcgtctaggtgtagagaatgccccctgtctat from Engystomops pustulosus chromosome 10, aEngPut4.maternal, whole genome shotgun sequence harbors:
- the LOC140104683 gene encoding olfactory receptor 5V1-like, yielding MKNQTSITSVLLMSLCDNQKTIHVLFIFFLLIYLMTVFSNFLILLLVVTCAHLHTPMYFFLGNLAFLDMSYSSVTAPSMLSHLITQHWSMSLSECKAQVFFVMYFAGSEALLLSSMSYDRYVAICRPLHYSQVMSWSTCAQMASLVWSTAFLVSVLYITCLKRLTFCGPNLIQNFFCDLPHLFQISCTDTTINFLVGIIVGGIICTIAFVATFYPYVRIFRAVLRIGTSDGKSKAFSTCTSHLTVVLIYYASITFIYLIPDTSDLLTLNRVVTVIYTLITPLLNPLIYSLRSKDLKAALQRALHIHRLHPDTATRR